The following are encoded in a window of Brevibacillus ruminantium genomic DNA:
- a CDS encoding polysaccharide deacetylase family protein, with protein MHRFFLVLLVFGVSFLIVSYSKQPVYYQNKAIILTYHHLDFVENDATLSPSTFAQHLDALIQKQYNIISMETFVKFIRTGEKIPPNAVVLTFDDGYESFYTYTYPELKKRGISATNFLVVKSIDVFDPAALPHLTWNQIQEMKANGMSFYSHTYDHHRKMKTTQDGNSKPMLANRIYLESEKRIESQEEYKMRIKADLELAEKRLFEELGEQSRLLAYPYGAYNETVIEVATELGYELFFTVEEGINHRNQRKIFRINTNRKSAEDLIETLQKYSI; from the coding sequence ATGCATCGTTTTTTTCTGGTCTTACTCGTGTTCGGAGTATCTTTTCTTATTGTCAGCTATTCAAAACAACCTGTCTATTATCAAAACAAAGCAATCATACTGACGTATCACCATCTTGATTTTGTTGAAAATGATGCCACGCTGTCTCCATCTACATTTGCACAGCATTTAGACGCTCTTATCCAAAAACAATATAACATTATCAGCATGGAAACCTTCGTAAAATTTATTCGTACAGGTGAAAAGATACCTCCAAATGCTGTTGTTTTGACGTTTGATGACGGATATGAAAGTTTTTATACCTATACTTATCCTGAGCTAAAAAAGCGAGGCATTTCGGCTACCAATTTTCTGGTTGTGAAATCGATAGACGTTTTCGACCCTGCGGCACTTCCACATCTCACGTGGAACCAAATACAGGAGATGAAAGCGAATGGTATGAGTTTTTACAGCCATACCTATGATCATCATCGTAAAATGAAAACAACTCAGGACGGAAACAGTAAGCCCATGTTAGCCAATAGAATCTACTTGGAAAGTGAAAAACGCATTGAATCGCAGGAAGAGTATAAAATGCGGATAAAAGCCGATCTTGAATTGGCTGAAAAGAGACTGTTCGAAGAATTAGGTGAACAATCCCGACTCCTGGCTTATCCATATGGAGCCTACAACGAAACAGTAATCGAGGTTGCTACGGAATTAGGTTATGAGTTGTTCTTTACAGTAGAAGAAGGGATTAACCATAGGAACCAACGTAAAATTTTCCGGATAAATACGAACAGAAAATCGGCGGAAGACTTGATAGAGACACTACAGAAGTATTCCATATAA